The DNA segment TGCATGGAATCGTTCTTTGGAACATTGAAAACTGAATTAATCTATGGTGGTAACCGATTTAAAACCAGGGCTGAAGCTCGACAAGCCATCTTTGAATATATTGAAGTTTTTTATAACCGCATTAGACTGCATTCATCTTTAGGATACATGTCTCCGCTGGAATATGAGCAAGCTTTTAAATTAGCTGCCTAATTAATTACATGCTTTTAGGTGAGCCTTTGAGGTTATTCAATGCAAATCATCGCTTGTATAGTCTTGACAGCTGGGGTCCCCGGGTGTGGTATGATGTTAAACCGGCGGGGAAATATCTATCACATGCTTCCTGGAGCCGCCCCGTCGGTAGTTTAATAAAACCACGCACGGGGTGGGATGTCAAGACCGATGATTTGCTTCCTTTAGTGTGTTTTAGCAATTCTCTAAAAACAGGAGAAAACTCGCCATTCGTTGTGTCTATTTTTCCGGGGGAAGCTCATACTCGGTACTGCCTGTACCGCATGTATAAATAACAGCCATCTATTCAGCACTGCTTCCTACATTTTTGACCGTAACCTTTCCGGTTGCATCTTTACCGGTGATTCGTATATCATATTTATCCGATTCAGATACGGTTACAGTAAATATCCCTGACCTAAGATCGTTCCCCGTATAAGGTTCACTGCCGTTTTTACCGCTGACAATAAGAGCAATTTCTCCGTCTTCACGGACAACTTCAAACTGCAACACATCCCCCTTGTTAAGAGATAATTCACACTTATTTTTTGAGCTCCACTCCTTGAAATCCATTGTAAATCCTTTTCCATTTGGATTCTCAAGTATTACAATGCTGCCCTTTGATGCAGTACAAGCCGAGATTGTTATAATGATAGCAATCACCAGTGGCAGAAAAATAATCTGGCGTATATTCCGAATCATCCTTATTCCTGCGGTTAGTTTTCCGAAAAGCATGACAATACCTCCCTAATAAATTTTGCCCGCTCGTTGATCCATGGGCTGTGGCCGGAATGCTCAAACCATACAATTCCCTTATCAGGCGCATCCAGAGCCTGCACATATTCCTCGACCAGCACTGTAGGCGCATTGATATCATGCCGACCCAAGAAGAAATAGACAGGCACATCCAGCTTTGTGTAATCCGACCTCAAGTCGATGTCATAAAGTTGCTGGTACACATGACCGAACGTATTGATAATGCCACGGGCGTAATTGATTTTATCAAGCAGCCCA comes from the Desulfolucanica intricata genome and includes:
- a CDS encoding IS3 family transposase; translation: CMESFFGTLKTELIYGGNRFKTRAEARQAIFEYIEVFYNRIRLHSSLGYMSPLEYEQAFKLAA